A single genomic interval of Alcaligenes sp. SDU_A2 harbors:
- a CDS encoding GntR family transcriptional regulator → MLQIQRHKDDATAVQAPSASSLLEGGPADSETGRVYSQIFDAVVDRRLLPGAKLTEATLCTIFDCSRATVRAALSALAHDKIVVIEPNRGAFVWKPTVKETQDVFELRRDLEELILRKLLALPDLPAQLKGLYDMVAREQQAFEQGDRISWLRLSNAFHVVLARCAGNHELSELMHTLCARTTLIIAYHDTPGEKACSFHEHKDILDRLSQGDADGARQAMHHHLSDCEHRMKEAESGPSADPWLAFSVKR, encoded by the coding sequence ATGCTTCAAATTCAGCGACACAAGGACGACGCCACGGCTGTGCAGGCACCCAGCGCCTCGTCGCTGCTGGAAGGCGGGCCGGCGGATAGCGAAACCGGACGTGTGTACAGTCAGATATTCGACGCGGTGGTGGATCGGCGTTTGTTGCCTGGGGCCAAGCTGACCGAAGCGACGCTGTGTACTATTTTTGACTGCTCTCGCGCGACGGTACGTGCGGCCTTGTCGGCGCTGGCACATGACAAGATTGTGGTCATCGAGCCCAATCGCGGGGCTTTTGTCTGGAAGCCGACGGTCAAGGAAACACAGGACGTGTTCGAGTTGCGGCGCGATCTGGAAGAGCTGATTCTGCGCAAACTGCTGGCTTTGCCCGATCTGCCCGCGCAATTGAAAGGGCTCTACGACATGGTGGCCCGCGAACAGCAGGCTTTCGAGCAGGGCGATCGCATCAGCTGGCTGCGCCTGTCCAATGCCTTTCATGTGGTGTTGGCGCGCTGCGCGGGCAACCACGAGCTGAGCGAGTTGATGCACACCTTGTGTGCCCGCACTACCTTGATTATTGCGTATCACGACACGCCGGGCGAAAAAGCCTGCTCCTTTCACGAGCACAAAGACATTCTGGATCGCCTGAGCCAGGGCGATGCCGATGGTGCGCGCCAGGCCATGCATCACCATTTAAGCGATTGCGAACACCGCATGAAGGAGGCGGAGAGCGGCCCATCGGCCGATCCCTGGCTGGCTTTCAGCGTCAAACGATAA
- a CDS encoding sulfurtransferase TusA family protein, producing MADFDSAGLPSFDLQVDASGLKCPLPILRAKKALAQIESGQVLLVITTDQHAVQDFQAFSRQTGNELLAQQAEAEKTLHFLRRR from the coding sequence ATGGCTGATTTCGATTCGGCAGGCTTACCTTCTTTCGATCTGCAGGTCGATGCCTCGGGACTGAAGTGTCCGCTGCCCATCTTGCGTGCCAAGAAAGCCTTGGCGCAGATAGAATCCGGACAGGTGTTGCTGGTCATCACGACCGATCAGCACGCTGTTCAAGACTTTCAGGCCTTCAGCCGGCAAACGGGCAATGAATTGCTGGCCCAGCAGGCTGAAGCCGAAAAAACTCTGCACTTTTTGCGCCGTCGTTGA
- the alaS gene encoding alanine--tRNA ligase, giving the protein MKTSEIRQKFLSFFESKGHNIVPSAPLVPGNDPTLLFTNAGMVQFKDVFTGKETRPYHRATSSQRCVRAGGKHNDLENVGYTARHHTFFEMLGNFSFGDYFKHDAIRYAWELLTTVYKLPAEKLWVTVYQEDDEAYDIWAKEVGVPHERIIRIGDKGGVRYNSDNFWQMADTGPCGPCSEIFYDHGPDVWGGPPGSPEEDGDRYIEIWNLVFMQFERAADGSMTPLPKPCVDTGMGLERISAVLQHVHSNYEIDLFQALIKAAARETGTQDMDNNSLKVIADHIRACSFLILDGVIPSNEGRGYVLRRIIRRALRHGHKLGQKGLFFFHLVKDLGEQMGQAYPELLNQRERIEQVLRQEEERFSETLENGMRILEGALSALPAKGTLDGQTLFTLYDTYGFPVDLTADICREREVDVDLDGFETAMDNQRKMARAAGKFKAAEGLSYSGVDTRFDGYETLVGQGTVVALYVDGTSVETVAQGQQAVVVLDATPFYAESGGQVGDAGVLSAQGVIFDVQDTQKIAGQVFGHQGVLSSGSLTVGDVLQAQVDTARRARIVRNHSATHLMHKALREVLGGHVQQRGSLVDADKTRFDFAHDAAMTAGQIAQVEAIVNAQVLANQDVQARLMSFDDAVSGGAMALFGEKYGDEVRVLDIGFSRELCGGTHVARTGDIGLFKILSESGVAAGVRRVEAITGDNSLHWVQEQQRLLNEASSSLRTQPEGLAGRIAALQGQIKDLEREREQLQSKLASAAGQDLVSQAVALGGDSRLLVATLTGVDPKALRGMADQLKDKFKSAVLLLSVVADGKVSLVGGVTADLSGKVKAGDLVGFVAAQIGGKGGGRPDMAMGGGTDAAALPAANASVQAWVQNQLGA; this is encoded by the coding sequence ATGAAAACATCCGAAATCCGTCAGAAGTTCTTATCGTTCTTTGAGTCCAAAGGGCACAACATCGTACCTTCGGCCCCTCTGGTTCCAGGTAACGACCCCACCTTGCTGTTCACGAACGCCGGCATGGTGCAGTTCAAGGATGTTTTCACCGGCAAAGAAACCCGTCCCTATCATCGCGCGACCAGTTCGCAGCGTTGCGTGCGCGCCGGGGGCAAGCACAACGATCTGGAAAATGTGGGCTATACCGCCCGCCACCATACGTTTTTCGAGATGCTGGGCAACTTCAGCTTTGGCGATTATTTCAAACATGATGCCATTCGCTACGCCTGGGAGCTGCTGACCACGGTGTATAAGCTGCCCGCCGAAAAATTGTGGGTCACTGTGTATCAGGAAGACGACGAAGCCTACGATATCTGGGCCAAGGAAGTGGGTGTGCCGCACGAGCGCATTATCCGCATCGGCGATAAAGGCGGCGTTCGTTACAACTCGGACAACTTCTGGCAAATGGCCGATACCGGCCCTTGCGGCCCGTGCTCGGAAATCTTTTACGACCACGGCCCTGATGTCTGGGGTGGCCCTCCAGGCTCTCCCGAAGAGGATGGCGACCGCTACATTGAAATCTGGAATCTGGTGTTCATGCAGTTCGAGCGCGCCGCCGACGGCAGCATGACGCCGCTGCCTAAACCCTGTGTGGATACCGGCATGGGCCTGGAGCGCATCTCTGCCGTGTTGCAGCATGTGCATTCCAATTACGAAATCGACCTGTTCCAGGCCTTGATCAAGGCGGCTGCCCGCGAAACCGGCACGCAGGATATGGACAATAACTCTCTGAAAGTTATTGCCGATCATATCCGTGCCTGCAGTTTCCTGATTCTGGACGGGGTCATTCCCAGCAATGAAGGACGCGGCTATGTGTTGCGTCGCATTATTCGCCGTGCCTTGCGTCATGGCCACAAACTGGGCCAGAAAGGTCTGTTTTTCTTCCATCTGGTCAAGGATCTGGGCGAACAGATGGGGCAGGCTTATCCTGAATTGCTGAACCAGCGTGAACGGATCGAACAGGTACTGCGTCAGGAAGAAGAGCGCTTTAGCGAAACGCTGGAAAACGGCATGCGCATCCTGGAAGGCGCGCTGTCCGCGTTGCCCGCCAAAGGTACGCTGGATGGCCAGACCCTGTTCACCTTGTACGATACCTACGGTTTTCCTGTCGATCTGACAGCTGACATTTGCCGTGAACGCGAGGTGGATGTGGATTTGGACGGTTTTGAGACCGCCATGGATAATCAGCGCAAGATGGCGCGGGCGGCCGGCAAGTTCAAAGCGGCTGAAGGTCTGAGCTATTCGGGCGTTGACACGCGTTTTGATGGTTACGAGACGCTGGTGGGCCAGGGCACGGTAGTGGCGCTGTATGTGGATGGTACGTCTGTTGAGACGGTCGCCCAGGGGCAGCAGGCCGTGGTCGTGCTCGACGCTACGCCGTTTTACGCAGAATCCGGCGGCCAGGTGGGCGATGCCGGCGTGCTGTCGGCGCAAGGCGTCATCTTCGATGTGCAAGACACCCAGAAAATCGCTGGCCAGGTGTTTGGGCACCAAGGTGTGTTGTCCAGTGGCTCCCTGACGGTGGGCGACGTTCTTCAGGCGCAGGTTGATACAGCGCGCCGTGCGCGCATTGTGCGCAACCACTCCGCGACCCACTTGATGCACAAAGCCTTGCGCGAGGTGCTGGGCGGCCATGTGCAGCAGCGTGGCTCCTTGGTGGATGCGGACAAGACCCGTTTTGACTTTGCCCACGATGCCGCCATGACGGCCGGGCAGATCGCCCAGGTAGAGGCGATCGTCAACGCCCAGGTGCTGGCCAACCAGGATGTGCAGGCCCGCCTGATGTCGTTTGATGATGCCGTCAGCGGCGGCGCAATGGCCTTGTTCGGCGAAAAATACGGCGACGAAGTCCGTGTTCTGGATATTGGCTTTTCGCGAGAGCTGTGCGGCGGCACACATGTGGCCCGGACCGGCGATATTGGTTTGTTCAAGATTCTTTCCGAAAGCGGCGTGGCCGCGGGTGTGCGCCGGGTGGAAGCCATCACAGGCGACAATTCCCTGCATTGGGTCCAAGAGCAGCAGCGTTTGCTGAACGAAGCGTCCTCCAGTCTGCGCACTCAGCCTGAAGGGCTGGCAGGGCGGATCGCCGCGCTGCAGGGGCAGATCAAAGACCTGGAGCGTGAGCGTGAGCAATTGCAGTCCAAACTGGCCTCTGCGGCGGGACAGGATCTGGTTTCGCAGGCGGTGGCACTGGGCGGGGACAGTCGTCTGCTGGTCGCCACCTTAACCGGTGTCGATCCTAAGGCCTTGCGCGGCATGGCTGATCAGTTGAAAGACAAGTTTAAATCCGCCGTATTGCTGTTGTCCGTAGTGGCCGACGGCAAGGTCAGCCTGGTCGGTGGGGTGACCGCCGATTTGTCCGGCAAGGTCAAGGCGGGCGATCTGGTGGGCTTTGTGGCTGCTCAGATTGGCGGCAAGGGTGGTGGTCGTCCTGATATGGCGATGGGGGGCGGCACGGATGCGGCGGCTCTGCCGGCTGCCAATGCCTCGGTCCAGGCCTGGGTGCAGAATCAGTTGGGCGCGTAA
- the uraH gene encoding hydroxyisourate hydrolase, with the protein MGKLSTHVLDTTQGRPAQGVRVDLYRIQGDQRTLIKTTATNSDGRCDEPLLQGPTMATGVFELVFHAGDYFAANGTVLPEPRFVDQVGIRFGIADADANYHVPLVVTPWSWSTYRGS; encoded by the coding sequence ATGGGCAAGCTCTCTACCCATGTGCTTGACACGACTCAAGGTCGTCCTGCACAAGGCGTACGCGTCGACCTCTACCGCATTCAGGGCGACCAGCGCACTCTGATCAAGACCACAGCCACCAACAGCGACGGACGCTGCGACGAACCCCTGCTACAGGGTCCGACCATGGCCACCGGCGTGTTTGAACTGGTTTTTCATGCTGGCGATTATTTTGCCGCCAACGGCACCGTCCTACCCGAACCACGTTTTGTCGATCAGGTGGGCATCCGGTTTGGCATCGCCGACGCCGATGCCAACTACCACGTCCCCCTGGTCGTCACCCCTTGGTCATGGTCCACGTACCGCGGCAGTTGA
- a CDS encoding TrbG/VirB9 family P-type conjugative transfer protein, with product MVFLLRLVCACLLLPGLSACFSATGNAPSIEGAGSVFNFGWRLSGEPRIGPMQVFDNGKRTWLQFAPGQQVPAVFGRRQGQEQLLLTVRSGQFQLLQGVWPELVFRAGHGRAWAIRLPGSDVQDAQGSRPGRSEQDAVSSSVSVPEFAADPGTPYVP from the coding sequence ATGGTGTTTTTGTTACGGCTGGTGTGTGCGTGTTTGCTGCTGCCGGGCCTGTCGGCCTGCTTTAGTGCTACGGGCAACGCTCCTTCCATCGAGGGCGCTGGTTCGGTGTTCAACTTTGGCTGGCGATTATCAGGAGAGCCACGTATCGGTCCTATGCAGGTATTCGATAATGGCAAGCGCACTTGGCTACAGTTTGCGCCCGGCCAGCAAGTCCCAGCTGTATTCGGGCGTCGTCAGGGGCAAGAGCAGCTATTGCTAACCGTCCGTTCCGGTCAGTTTCAACTGCTTCAGGGGGTATGGCCCGAACTTGTTTTCCGGGCTGGTCATGGACGCGCCTGGGCCATTCGACTGCCTGGCTCTGATGTTCAGGATGCACAAGGATCTCGTCCTGGGCGGTCAGAACAAGACGCCGTATCGTCTTCTGTTTCTGTACCGGAGTTTGCGGCCGATCCAGGGACGCCCTATGTCCCCTGA
- a CDS encoding urate hydroxylase PuuD, with protein MHAYLLEYGNLLLRWLHVIAAVAWIGESIYFVMLDNGLKPPKGEESKKRGVFGEMWAVHGGGFYHNQKYLTNPAELPDDLHWSFWKSYTTWLSGFALFALLYLTKPEFYLVNPNSAWEWAAQMTGTQANVVAIAFLVLGWVVYNGLCRLISPNMERDGLLSVAVAIMMVVVAYLSAHIFSGRAAFLLTGAVMATSMSANVFFWIIPGQRRMVKALKAGQTPNPLDGKRGKQRSVHNTYFTLPVLLLMLSNHYSFTYNHPNAWIIMVLFIFAGALIRQYFVLLHGGTNNLAYPVAGAILLIIVGWVAAPVSVKAPAQTAATDASAATVSLARIQGIMDARCIQCHAAKPSAQFGFPSAPAGMLLDTTEHTLLHAEQVKNVVASHYMPLGNMTQMTEQERADIAAWSGKAD; from the coding sequence ATGCACGCGTACCTACTTGAATACGGCAACTTGCTGCTGCGCTGGCTGCACGTTATTGCGGCCGTAGCCTGGATAGGCGAATCCATTTACTTTGTGATGCTGGACAACGGCCTGAAACCGCCCAAGGGCGAAGAAAGCAAGAAACGGGGCGTTTTCGGCGAAATGTGGGCAGTCCACGGCGGCGGTTTCTACCACAACCAAAAATACCTGACCAATCCGGCCGAACTGCCCGATGACCTGCATTGGTCTTTCTGGAAATCCTATACAACCTGGCTATCCGGTTTTGCCCTGTTTGCCCTGCTGTACCTGACCAAGCCCGAGTTCTATCTGGTCAACCCCAACAGCGCATGGGAATGGGCCGCCCAGATGACAGGCACTCAAGCCAATGTCGTGGCCATTGCCTTTCTGGTGCTGGGATGGGTGGTCTACAACGGGCTGTGCCGCCTTATCAGCCCCAATATGGAGCGCGACGGGCTGCTGAGCGTTGCCGTGGCCATCATGATGGTTGTGGTCGCCTATTTGAGCGCGCACATTTTCTCGGGCCGCGCCGCCTTCTTGCTGACCGGTGCTGTCATGGCCACCAGCATGTCGGCCAACGTATTTTTCTGGATCATTCCGGGCCAGCGCCGCATGGTCAAAGCCCTGAAGGCCGGCCAGACCCCCAACCCGCTGGATGGCAAGCGGGGCAAACAGCGCTCGGTGCACAACACCTACTTTACGCTGCCCGTCCTGCTGCTGATGCTGAGCAACCATTATTCGTTCACGTACAACCACCCCAACGCGTGGATCATCATGGTGCTGTTCATCTTTGCCGGCGCATTAATACGCCAGTACTTCGTGCTGCTGCATGGCGGCACCAATAATCTGGCTTACCCGGTTGCCGGTGCCATCCTGTTGATCATCGTGGGTTGGGTAGCGGCTCCGGTCAGCGTCAAGGCACCCGCCCAGACGGCGGCAACGGACGCGTCGGCTGCCACGGTCAGCCTGGCTCGCATACAAGGGATCATGGATGCCCGCTGTATCCAGTGCCATGCCGCCAAGCCCAGCGCGCAATTTGGCTTCCCGTCGGCACCCGCCGGCATGCTGCTGGACACGACGGAACACACCTTGCTGCATGCAGAGCAGGTCAAGAATGTGGTGGCATCGCACTACATGCCTTTGGGTAATATGACCCAGATGACCGAGCAAGAACGGGCCGACATTGCCGCCTGGAGCGGCAAGGCCGACTAA
- the rpsP gene encoding 30S ribosomal protein S16: MVVIRLARGGSKKRPFYNVVAAEARDRRDGRFIERLGFYNPVAGEGQENLRLQLDRVKHFTDNGAQVSPAVARLVKEYSAKVASAA; the protein is encoded by the coding sequence ATGGTGGTAATTCGCTTGGCCCGTGGTGGCTCCAAAAAGCGTCCTTTTTACAACGTTGTAGCCGCCGAGGCGCGTGATCGCCGTGATGGTCGCTTCATCGAGCGTCTGGGTTTCTACAACCCCGTCGCTGGCGAAGGCCAGGAAAACCTGCGTCTGCAATTGGATCGCGTTAAGCACTTCACCGACAACGGTGCTCAGGTTTCGCCAGCAGTGGCTCGCCTGGTCAAAGAATACTCGGCCAAGGTCGCCTCGGCAGCCTAA
- the puuE gene encoding allantoinase PuuE, producing MSQQKSYPRDLIGYGKHVPHANWPGQARIAVQFVLNYEEGGENCVLHGDPGSEQFLSEIIGAAAYPDRHLSMESIYEYGSRAGVWRILNEFEKRGLPMTIFGVGMALERHPELAKEFVRLGHEIACHGYRWIHYQNVPEEVEREHMRQCVQVLSKILGHHPEGWYTGRDSPNTLRLVAEEGGFLYDSDYYGDDLPFWSEVPLKDGTIKPQLMVPYTLDTNDMRFAAPQGFNTGEHFFNYLKDAFDVLYEEGETAPKMLSIGLHCRLIGRPGRFKALQRFLDHIQQHERVWICRRADIARHWVQQHPYQPAG from the coding sequence ATGTCACAACAGAAGTCCTATCCTCGCGACTTGATCGGTTACGGCAAGCATGTGCCTCACGCCAATTGGCCGGGACAGGCGCGCATTGCCGTCCAGTTCGTGCTGAACTACGAAGAGGGGGGCGAGAATTGCGTCTTGCACGGCGATCCCGGCTCGGAACAGTTTCTGTCGGAGATCATCGGCGCGGCGGCGTATCCGGACCGTCATCTGTCCATGGAGTCCATCTATGAATATGGATCGCGCGCCGGGGTCTGGCGCATTCTGAATGAATTTGAAAAACGTGGCCTGCCCATGACGATTTTCGGCGTAGGCATGGCGCTGGAGCGCCATCCCGAGCTGGCCAAAGAGTTCGTGCGCCTGGGTCATGAGATTGCCTGCCACGGCTATCGCTGGATTCATTACCAGAATGTGCCCGAGGAGGTTGAGCGCGAGCACATGCGTCAGTGCGTGCAGGTGTTGAGCAAAATCCTGGGGCATCATCCCGAAGGTTGGTATACGGGTCGGGACAGTCCCAATACGCTGCGTCTGGTGGCCGAAGAGGGCGGATTTCTGTACGACTCCGATTATTACGGCGACGACCTGCCGTTCTGGAGCGAAGTGCCCCTGAAGGACGGCACGATCAAGCCCCAGCTGATGGTGCCTTACACCCTGGATACGAACGATATGCGCTTTGCCGCGCCCCAGGGATTTAACACCGGAGAGCATTTCTTCAATTATCTGAAGGACGCCTTTGATGTGCTGTACGAAGAAGGCGAGACGGCCCCCAAAATGTTGTCCATTGGCTTGCATTGTCGCCTGATCGGCCGTCCTGGCCGCTTCAAGGCCTTGCAGCGTTTTCTCGATCATATCCAGCAGCACGAGCGAGTGTGGATTTGCCGCCGGGCCGACATCGCCCGTCATTGGGTTCAGCAACATCCCTATCAGCCAGCCGGGTAA